TACGGATTATGACTTTAGCATTCACACTGAGAACTTGTTAATGAAGGTATTACATGAAAAACAGATGTTTAAGATTGTTAATGGGAATGCTTATACCTGCTTTTTTTTCCTGCGGAGAGATGAAGCAGCTGACATCTTCTGCGGATACTGTAGATTTTGATATGACCTTTACTGATATTACAGCAACGGATGCCGTAAAAGAAATGGGGAACGGCTGGAATTTAGGAAATACCCTTGAAGCAACCGGCGGAGAAACTGCATGGGGGGCGCCTGTTACTACTTATAAAATGCTTCAGGGGGTTAAAAACTGTGGATTTGACAGTGTCAGAGTTCCGGTAGCATGGTATACGAATGGAGTTACGAGTGTTAATAAGAATAAAGGCAATTACAAGATTACATCTGCATGGATGAATCGTGTTGATGAAATAGTTTCTTATGTCCTTGCCAGTGACATGTACTGCATAATAAACATTCACTGGGACGGTAACTGGTGGGAAGATTTTTATTCTGATAATGAAGAAGAAAGAGAAACTGCTGCAGAAATTTATTCTTCACTGTGGACTCAGATTGCTGAACATTATAAGGATTATCCGGAAAAGCTTATTTTTGAAAATGCCAATGAGGAACTCAAGGGAAATTCTGACTGGCAGTATGAAGTTTCAAATGTAGATATAAACCAGACTTTTGTTGATTTGATTCGTTCATCCGGCGGAAACAACGACAGACGTGTTCTTTTAATAGCCGGGATAAATACGGATATTGATAAAACCTGTGACAGCCGCTTTAAGATGCCTTCTGATACAATAGAAAATCATCTCATGCTTTCAGTTCACTATTATACTCCGTGGACTTACTGCGGAATGTGGGAAGATGCTGACTGGGGATCCGTTCAGTGGGACTGGGGTAGCGAAGAAGATTACGCTCTGATGGAAACTCAGCTTGCAAAGATGGAAAAGTTTACTTCTGCAGGTGTTCCTGTCGTGTTTGGAGAATTCTCTACCTGTGAAAGTGATACTATTGCTCCTCATGTAAAAGACGGCTGGGATAAGTTCCTTCAGAATTTTGTAGATTTGTGCCGGCTTAACGGTCAGATGTGTCCTATGGTCTGGGACATTCAGTGTGCCTATCCCTGGTATGACAGATACAAGTGTAAGTTTAATTCATCTTATCCGGAATTATATACAATCTTTGCCAGACAGTGAGGTAATATATGAAAAAGGTGATTGCGGCAGTATGTATTGCAGGTCTGGTGTGCGCTCAGATTTGTGCAGAAAAATCTTCTCAGAATAAGAATGCTGACTATGATGACTTAAAAGTAAGTTCAAAAAAAGTTCTCGTACAGAAAGCTAAACGGGCTCAGTCTGAAGCCGGAAAATTTGTTTCCGGACTTGGGGCGGGATGGAATCTTGGAAATACTCTTGATGCTTTTAATGATTCTGATTCTGCTTACGGCCAGGGGCTTGAAAGTGAAACCTGCTGGGGACAGCCGAAGACAACGAAAGAAATGATTCAGGCTGTTCATAAAGCCGGGTTTGATATAATTCGTATTCCGGTAACATGGCATAATCACATTTCAGATTCTTCTACAATGAAAATAGATTCTGAATGGATGGCCCGCGTAAAGGAAGTTGTTGATTATGCATATGATGACGGAATGTATGTTATTCTTAATACTCATCATGATAACCTCAGTTATGAAACTACATACTGGAATGGTGATGTAAATGCCGTACGTTCTTATGGATATGATTCAACTGCATACAACGGACGTAAACTTACAGGATACTGTCTTGATGAAAGGGCAGAGGCTGAGTCAGTAAAATTTTTAACGCAGGTATGGAAGCAGATTTCCAGGGAGTTTGCTTCTTATGATGAACGTCTGATTTTTGAAATAATGAATGAACCCAGACAGGCTGGAACTGATCATGAATGGTGGCTTCCTTCTGACTGTGCAGAATGCATTAAGGCAATGAAGATTCTTGAGAAGTATGAGAGTGAAGCATTAAAAGCCATCCGTTCTGTTGACGGAAATGAAAAGCGTTTTGTAATGATTCCCGGAATGCAGGCCAGTGCAGATTTTTTAAGAGATTTTGTTTTGCCGGCAGATGTTATTGAAGAAAAGAGGCTCATACTTTCTGTTCATGCTTATTCACCTTATGGTTTTGCAATGTATGATGGAACAGA
Above is a window of Treponema rectale DNA encoding:
- a CDS encoding glycoside hydrolase family 5 protein, encoding MKNRCLRLLMGMLIPAFFSCGEMKQLTSSADTVDFDMTFTDITATDAVKEMGNGWNLGNTLEATGGETAWGAPVTTYKMLQGVKNCGFDSVRVPVAWYTNGVTSVNKNKGNYKITSAWMNRVDEIVSYVLASDMYCIINIHWDGNWWEDFYSDNEEERETAAEIYSSLWTQIAEHYKDYPEKLIFENANEELKGNSDWQYEVSNVDINQTFVDLIRSSGGNNDRRVLLIAGINTDIDKTCDSRFKMPSDTIENHLMLSVHYYTPWTYCGMWEDADWGSVQWDWGSEEDYALMETQLAKMEKFTSAGVPVVFGEFSTCESDTIAPHVKDGWDKFLQNFVDLCRLNGQMCPMVWDIQCAYPWYDRYKCKFNSSYPELYTIFARQ
- a CDS encoding glycoside hydrolase family 5 protein, which codes for MKKVIAAVCIAGLVCAQICAEKSSQNKNADYDDLKVSSKKVLVQKAKRAQSEAGKFVSGLGAGWNLGNTLDAFNDSDSAYGQGLESETCWGQPKTTKEMIQAVHKAGFDIIRIPVTWHNHISDSSTMKIDSEWMARVKEVVDYAYDDGMYVILNTHHDNLSYETTYWNGDVNAVRSYGYDSTAYNGRKLTGYCLDERAEAESVKFLTQVWKQISREFASYDERLIFEIMNEPRQAGTDHEWWLPSDCAECIKAMKILEKYESEALKAIRSVDGNEKRFVMIPGMQASADFLRDFVLPADVIEEKRLILSVHAYSPYGFAMYDGTEHRRFTSDDVSFIDSIFTGVYRDFVKNRGIPVIVGEMSCSNKGNIDDRILWFETFTSTAWKSYGMPCVLWDNGAYGIQENGSEQHGYFSRTRLTWYFPSLIKKMLMCSGIMPGEIKQDFATMP